One Streptomyces sp. CG4 genomic window, GCGTCGTACGCCGGCTCCACGAGAAGCTCTTCTACCGCCCGCTCCTCGACGCGGTGGCCCAACTCGCCCCCGGCGAGGCCCGCCTGAGCGCCGAAGCGGCCCGCGCACGCCTGATCGCCCTCGGCTACGCCGACCCGGCGGCGGCCCTGCGCCACCTGGAGGCCCTGGCTTCGGGCGTGACCCGCAAGGCGGCCATCCAGCGCACCCTCCTGCCCGTCCTCCTCGGCTGGTTCGCCGACTCCGCGGACCCGGACGCGGGCCTGCTGAACTTCCGCAAGGTCTCCGACGCGCTCGGCAAGACCCCCTGGTACCTGCGCCTGCTGCGCGACGAGGGCGCCGCGGCGGAGAACCTGGCCCGCGTCCTGTCGGCGGGCCGCCTCGCCCCCGACCTCCTCATGCGCGCCCCCGAGGCGGTGGCCCTGCTGGGCGACGGCGACGGCGGCGGCGGACTGGAGCCCCGCGAGCGCGCGCCGCTGGAGCAGGAGATCCTGGCCGCGGTGGGCCGCGCGGAGAACGCCGAGCAGGGGGTCACCGCGGCCCGCGGGGTACGCCGCCGCGAACTGTTCCGCACCGCCGCCGGCGACATCGTCGACTCCTACGGCACGGAGAACAACCACGCCGAGGCCGACCAGGGCGCCCTCGTGGACCGGGTCGGCGCGGCGGTCTCCGACCTCACGGCCGCGACCCTCGCGGGCACCCTGCGCGCGGTGGTCCGGGACGGCTGGGGCGACACGCTCCCCACCCGCTTCGCGATCATAGGGATGGGCCGGTTCGGCGGCCACGAGCTGGGCTACGGCTCCGACGCGGACGTCGTCTTCGTACACGAACCGCAGGACGGCGTGGACGAGCATGAGGCGGCGGCCGCCGCGAACAAGGTCGTGGCCGAGATGCGCCGCCTGCTCCAGCTGCCCAGCGCCGACCCGGCGCTGCTCATCGACGCCGACCTGCGCCCGGAGGGCAAGTCGGGCCCGCTGGTGCGCACCCTGAAGGCGTACGAGGCGTACTACCGCCGCTGGTCCCTGGTCTGGGAGTCCCAGGCGCTGCTGCGGGCGGAACCGGTGGCCGGGGACGAGGACCTGGGCCGGCGCTTCACGGAACTGATCGACCCGCTGCGCTACCCACGGCACGGCCTCGCGGAGGAGGCCGTCCGCGAGATCCGCCGGCTGAAGGCCCGTATGGAGTCCGAGCGCCTGCCGCGCGGCGCCGACCCCAAGCTGCACACCAAGCTGGGCCCGGGCGGCCTGTCCGACGTCGAGTGGACCGTGCAGCTGTTCCAGCTCCGGCACGGCTGGGACCACCCCGGCCTGCGCACCACCCGCACCCGCGGGGCGCTGGCCGCGGCCCGCGAGGCCGGGCTGCTGTCGGCCGAGGAGGCGGAGATCCTGGACGAGGCCTGGGTGCTGGCCACGCGGGTGCGCAACGCGGTGATGCTGGTACGCGGCCGCGCCGGGGACACCTTCCCCACCGAGCCCCGGGAGCTGGCGGCCGTGGGCCGCTACCTGGGCTACGGCGCCGGTCACGCGGGAGACATGCTGGACGCGTACCGCCGTACGACGCGACGGGCACGCACGGTGGTGGAGGAACTGTTCTACGGCGACTCGACGTGACGACGACACGCAGCGCGACCACCGGCAGGCACCACGAGGACACAAACCGATCCGCTAAGCCCGAGCCACCTCGGGCTCAGGTTCAGGCTCGGCCGTCGCCCCCCACCGCCGCACGACCCGAGGCAGCGCATACGGCACGGCCCCGTACCACGCCCGCGCCACCGTGAACCCGAACGCCAGGCACAGCACACCCCCCACCGCGTCCAGCCAGAAGTGGTTGGCGGTGGCAACGATCACCAGCAGGGTGGCCGTCGGATACAGCAGCCCCAGCACCCGCGCCCACGGCACCGACGCCAGCGCGAAGATCGTCAGCCCGCACCACAGCGACCAGCCGATGTGCATCGACGGCATCGCCGCGTACTGGTTCGACATGTGCTTCAGATCGCCGGAGGCCATCGAGCCCCAGGTGTGGTGCACCACCACCGTGTCCACGAACTGCCCGTCGCGCATCAGCCGGGGCGGAGCCAGCGGAAACAGGTAGTAACCGAGCAGGGCCACACCCGTCGTCGCGAACAGCACCAGCCGGGCCGCCGCATAGCGGCCGGGATGCCATCGGTACAGCCACACCAGGACACCGATCGTGACGATGAAGTGCAGTGTGGCGTAGTAGTAGTTCATCCCGATGATCAACCAAGTCACCGAGTTCAGCGCGTGGTTGACCGACTGCTCGACGGCGATGCCCAGATGGTGCTCGGCCCGCCAGATCCAGTCCGCGTTGCGCAGCGCCTCGGCCTTCTGCTCCGGGACCGCGTTGCGGATCAGCGAGTACGTCCAGTAACTCACCGCGATCAGAAGGATCTCGAACCACAGCCGGGGCCGCCGCGGAGACCGCAGCCGGCCCAGCACACCCGGCAGCCCCCCTGGGCCACGCTCATCCGTGACGGGCCGCGGAACGGCCACTTCCTCGCGACCTTCCAGCTCTGTCACGGACGAGTCACTCATAGGCACAGAGTCTGCCAGAAAAGCCTTCCTCGCCAGATCATCCCAAGGTTGGGTCCGCCCCGCACGTTCTACGACGTACGAACGACATTCGGTGCCGAAGCGGTCGAACCGCGCACCACCAGCTCCGGCATGAACACGAACTCACTGTGCGGCGCGGGCGTCCCGCCGATCTCCTCCAGCAGCGTACGCACCGCGGCCTGCCCCATCGCCGGCACCGGCTTGCGGACGGTGGTCAGCGGCGGATCGGTGAAGGCGATCAGCGGGGAGTCGTCGAAGCCGACCACCGACACGTCCCGCGGCACCTCCAGCCCCCGCTGCCGGGCTGCCCTTATCGCCCCGAGCGCCATCATGTCGCTGGCGCACACCACGGCCGTACAGTTCCGCTCGATCAGCGCCGTGGCCGCCGCCTGGCCGCCCTCCAGCGTGTACAGCGAGTGCTGGATCAGCTCGGTCTCGATCACCTCGGCGGCGAGCCCCAGCAGCTCCTGCATCGCCCGCACGAAACCCTCGATCTTGCGCTGCACCGGCACGAACCGCTTCGGCCCGAGCGCGAGCCCGATCCGGGTGTGCCCCAGCGACACCAGATGGGTCACCGCGAGCGTCATCGCGGCCCGGTCGTCGGGGGAGATGAACGGCGCCTGCACCTTCGGCGAGAAACCGTCCACCAGCACGAACGGCACGCCCTGCGCCCGCAGCCGCTCATAGCGCTGCATGTCGGCGGTGGTGTCCGCGTGCAGCCCGGAGACATAGATGATCCCGGCGACCCCGCGGTCCACGAGCATCTCGGTCAGCTCGTCCTCGGTCGACCCGCCCGGCGTCTGCGTGGCGAGCACCGGCGTATAGCCCTGGCGGGTCAGCGCCTGGCCGATGACCTGGGCCAACGCCGGGAATATCGGGTTCTCCAGCTCCGGCGTGATCAGCCCGACCAGTCCCTCGCTGCGCTGCCGCAGCCGGACCGGGCGCTCGTAGCCGAGGACGTCCAGCGCGGCCAGCACGGACTGACGGGTGGTGGCGGCGACGCCCGGCTTCCCGTTGAGGACCCGGCTGACGGTCGCTTCGCTCACCCCCGCCTGCGCAGCGATGTCGGCAAGCCGTGTGGTCACGGCACTGGACTGTACCGGTCGTATGACGCCTTGCACACCGGCCGAACGCCGGGCCCGGCCGGCCGGGCGGCCCGCCGTGGGTTGCTGCCTCATCGCGCTCCCTCGAAAATCTGGTGGCAAGAGCTTGCAGAGTCTTGCACAAGTGCCGTCCGTACCGCCCCATCGGCTTCAATGCGCGGTTGCGCGGGGGTCGATGACGGGTCACGGCGGGGTAACCATCGTGTTCCCTTGCACTTTTTTTCTGCAAGGTCTTTCGGAACGCTTACATCGCTGTTACGTTCCCTGTCGCCCGGCCGCCGCAACGGCGCAGTCGGCAAGACCGCGGGGACGGTGGACGGGACCGCCCCTGCCTCACTCGGGCTTAACCCCTCAAGGAGAACTCATGCGGCGTGGCATAGCGGCCTCCGCGCTGGTGGCGTCCCTCGCCCTGGCGGCGACGGCCTGCGGCGGCGGGACCAGCGACAGCGGCAAGTCGGACGGACCGGTCACCCTCACCTGGTGGGACACCTCCAACGGCACGAATGAGGCGCCGACGTACCAGGCCCTGGTCAAGCAGTTCGAGGCCGCCAACAAGAACATCAAGGTCAACTACGTCGACGTGCCCTTCGACCAGGCGCAGAACAAGTTCGACACCGCGGCCGGCTCCAAGGGCGCCCCGGACATCCTGCGCTCCGAGGTCGGCTGGACCCCGGCCTTCGCGAAGAAGGGCTACTTCCTGCCGCTGGACGGCACCGAGGCCCTCGCCGACCAGGCCAAGTTCCAGCCCAACCTGATCAAGCAGGCCCAGTACCAGGGCAAGACCTACGGTGTCCCGCTGGTCACCGACACTCTCGCCCTCGTCTACAACAAGGCCCTCTTCAAGAAGGCCGGCATCACCGACGCCCCCAAGACCTGGGACGAGCTGAAGTCGGATGCCGCCAAGGTCAAGGACAAGACCGGCGCCGACGGCTACTGGGGCTCCACCCAGGCCTACTACGCCCAGAGCTTCCTCTACGGCGAGGGCACCGACACCGTCGACGCCACCGCCAAGAAGATCACCGTCGACTCGGCCGCCGCCAAGAAGGCCTACGGCACCTGGCTGAGCACCTTCTCCGGCAAGGGCCTGCACAAGGCCGACACCACCGCCGACGCCTACGCCCACATCCAGGACGCGTTCGTCAACGGCAAGGTCGCCGCGATCGTCCAGGGACCCTGGGAGATCACGAACATCTACAAGGGCAGCGCCTTCAAGGACAAGTCCAACCTCGGCATCGCCGTCGTCCCGGCCGGTTCCAGCGGCAAGGCGGGCGCCCCGACCGGCGGCCACAACCTGTCCGTCTACGCCGGCTCCGACAAGGCCCACCAGGACGCGGCCCTGAAGTTCCTGAAGTTCATGACCTCGGCGACCTCCCAGGAGACCATCGCCCTGAAGAACTCCACCCTGCCCACCCGCTCCGACGCCTACACCGCGAAGGTCACGGCCGACCCCGGCATCGCCGGCTTCCAGGGCGTCCTCGGCGCCGCCCAGCCCCGCCCGGCCCTGCCCGAGTACAGCTCCCTGTGGGGTCCGCTGGACATCGAGCTGCCCAAGGTCGCCGGCGGCAAGGAGTCCCTCGACCAGGGTCTGAGCAACGCCGAGGTGGCCATCGCCAAGCTGGTCCCCGACTTCAGCAAGTGAGCCCGCGTGGCCGTCGGATCCTCTCTGAGGGGGGAAGGATCCGACGGCCACCGGCCTGTGCCCAGGCCCGCCCCCTGAACCTCCGAAGGTGTCGAACATGACAGTCGCCATCGACCGCGCCACCGGCAACCGCCGCGGTGACCGCGCGCCGCGGCCCGGCCTGGGCCAGCGCATCAGACACGGACTCCAGAAGCACTGGTACGCCTACGCGATGATCGCGCCGGTCGTCATCGTGCTCGGCGTCATCGTCGGCTACCCGCTGCTGCGCGGTTTCTATCTGACCCTCACCGACGCCAACAGCCTCAACTCGGCGCGCACGATCGGCGTCAACCACATCGACGCCACGTACAAGTTCATCGGGATCGGCAACTACAAGGACATCCTGTTCGGCCCGCTGTCCTACGACCGGTTCTGGTCGCACTTCCTGTGGACCGTCTTCTGGACGGCCGCCTGCGTGGCCCTGCACTACACCATCGGCCTGGGCCTCGCGCTCATGCTCAACCAGAAGGTGCGCGGCCGCACCTTCTACCGCCTGCTGCTGGTCCTGCCCTGGGCCGTGCCGACCTTCGTCACCGTCTTCTCCTGGCGGATCATGCTCGCCGACTCCGGCGCGCTCAACCAGTTCCTCGGCGCGCTCCACCTGCCCCAGCCGCAGTGGCTGGAGGACACCTTCTGGCAGCGATCCGCCGCGATCATGGTCAACACCTGGTGCGGTGTGCCGTTCATGATGCTCTCGCTGCTCGGCGGCCTGCAGTCCATCGACTCCACCCTCTACGAGGCCGCGGAGATGGACGGCGCCAGCGCCTGGCAGCAGTTCCGGCACGTCACCCTGCCCGGCCTGCGCTCGGTCAGCTCCACCGTCGTCCTGCTTGGCATCATCTGGACCTTCAACCAGTTCGCCATCATCTTCCTGCTGTTCGGCCCCACCGGTGCGCCCGACGCCCAGATCCTCGTCACCTGGGCCTACTACCTGGGCTTCGGACAGCAGCCGCGTGACTTCGCCCAGTCCGCCGCGTACGGCGTCCTGCTGCTGTCGATCCTGACCGTCTTCACCTCCTTCTACTTCCGCTGGCTGAAGCGCAATGACCAGCTCGCCGTCTGACGCCGCAGGAGCCGCCGCCATGAGCACCACGACCCTTGAGAAGACCGGCACCGGGCCCGCCCCCGCCCCCACCGCCGAGCCCCGCCGCCGCACCCGCCGGCGCGGCGAACGCGGCCCGCTCGGCGCCACCCTGCTGCACGGCGGCCTCGCCCTCGCGAGCCTCATCGCGCTGGCCCCGGTGGCCTGGCTGATCTTCCTGTCCCTCGGCCCGGACAAGGACGACTACCTGCACCCCGGCAAGATCCTGGGCAAGCTCACCTTCTCCAACTACGGCTTCGTGCTGCAGCACACCGCCTTCTTCGACTGGTTCAAGTCGACGATGATCGTGGCCCTCGGCACCACCCTCATCGGTGTCTTCGTCGCGGCCACCACCGGCTACGCCGTCTCGCGCATGCGCTTTCCCGGCTACAAGTCGCTGATGTGGGTCCTCCTGCTCACCCAGGCCTTCCCGATCGCCATCCTGATCGTGCCGATGTACGAGATCTTCAGCGAGCTCGACCTCATCGACACCTACTGGTCGCTGATCGTCATCAACTGCACCACGGCCGTGCCGTACAGCGCCTGGCTGCTCAAGGGGTACTTCGACACCATCCCCTTCGAGATAGACGAGGCGGGTCGGGTGGACGGACTGACCCCCTTCGGCACCTTCTTCCGGCTGATCCTGCCGCTGGCCCGCCCGGGCCTGGCCGTGGCCGCCTTCTACAACTTCATCACCGCGGTCGGCGAGGTCGCCTTCGCGACGACCTTCATGCTGGACGACTCGAAGTACACCTTCGCCGTCGGTCTGCAGACCTTCGTCAGCGAGCACGACGCCCAGTGGAACTACATGGCCGCCACCGCGGTGCTGATCGCGATACCCGTGTCGGTGTTCTTCTACCTCGTGCAGAAGAACCTCGTCACCGGCCTGACCGCGGGCGGCACGAAGGGCTGACGCCCGCATCGCAAGAGAGGCTCCCGCGCGAACTCCGCGCGGGTAGGCGGCCGTGGTATCCATCCGACCCCGCTGACACCGCGGCCGCCTCGCACACCCCCGGTCCCCGGCATCCACCGCCGTACCCACGCGCCCATGCCCGAATTCCCTTACGCATCAAGGACGCCATGAGCCAGCAGCACCCTGCCGCACCGGCCCCCCACTCCGCCACAGCCGCCGTAGCCGACCGCCGCCGCGACTGGTGGCGGGACGCGGTCATCTACCAGGTCTATCCGCGCAGCTTCGCCGACAGCAACGGCGACGGCATGGGCGACCTGGAAGGCGTTCGCTCCCGCCTGCCCTACCTGCGCGACCTCGGCGTCGACGCCGTGTGGCTCAGCCCCTTCTACGCCTCCCCGCAGGCCGACGCCGGCTACGACGTCGCCGACTACCGCGCCGTCGACCCGATGTTCGGCAACCTGCTGGACGCCGACGCGCTGATCCGCGACGCCCACGACCACGGCCTGCGCGTCATCGTCGACCTGGTGCCCAACCACTCCTCCGACCAGCACGAGTGGTTCAAGCGCGCCCTCGCCGAGGGCCCCGGCTCCCCGCTGCGCGAGCGCTACCACTTCCGCCCCGGCAAGGGGAAGAACGGCGAACTGCCGCCCAACGACTGGGAGTCCATCTTCGGCGGCCCCGCCTGGACGCGCGTCACGGAGCCCGATGGCTCGGCCGGAGAGTGGTACCTGCACCTCTTCGCGCCCGAGCAGCCCGACTTCAACTGGGAACACCCGGCCGTGGGCGACGAGTTCCGCTCGATCCTGCGCTTCTGGCTGGACATGGGCGTGGACGGCTTCCGCATCGACGTGGCCCACGGCCTGGTGAAGGCCGACGGCCTGCCCGACCTCGGCTCGCACGAGCAGCTCAAACTGCTGGGCAACGATGTCATGCCGTTCTTCGACCAGGACGGCGTCCACGCGATCTACCGCCAGTGGCGCGGGATCCTCGACGAGTACGCGGGTGAGCGCATCTTCGTGGCGGAGGCCTGGACCCCGACCGTCGAGCGCACCGCCCACTACGTCCGCCCGGACGAACTCCACCAGGCCTTCAACTTCCAGTACCTGTCGACGGAATGGGACGCGAAGGAACTCCGTACGGTCATCGACCGCACCCTGGAGGCGATGCGCCCGGTAGGCGCCCCGGCCACCTGGGTCCTCTCCAACCACGACGTCACCCGCCACGCCACCCGCTTCGCCAACCCGCCCGGCCTGGGCACCCAGATCCGCACGGCCGGCGACCGCGACCTGGGCCTGCGCAGGGCGCGGGCGGCCACCCTCCTCATGCTCGCGCTGCCCGGCTCGGCCTACATCTACCAGGGCGAGGAACTGGGCCTCCCGGACGTGGTGGACCTCCCCGACGAGGTGCGTCAGGACCCGGCGTACTTCCGCGGCGCCGGCCAGGACGGCTTCCGCGACGGCTGCCGCGTCCCGATCCCCTGGACCCGTACGGGCTCCTCGTACGGGTTCGGCACCGGCGGCAGCTGGCTCCCGCAGCCGGAGAGCTGGTCCGAACTGAGCGTGGAGGCCCAGACCGGCGCCCCCGGCTCGACCCTGGAGCTGTACCGCACGGCCCTGACCACCCGCCGAACCCACCCCGGCCTCGGCGCCGGCGACACCGTGCAGTGGCTGCGCGCCCCCGAGGGCGTCCTGGCCTTCCGGCGCGGCGAGTTCGTGTGCGTGGCGAACACCACGGGGGAGCCGGTGACGACCCCGGCGTACGGCCGCGTCCTGCTGGCGAGCGGTGAGGTGACCGAGGCCGACGGCGAGACGAAGGTGCCGGCCGACACGACGGTGTGGTTCACCACGAGCTGACGACCCGTCCAGAAGTTTTTGCATCAACTTCACAACGGCCCGCTGTCTTTCAGGCAGCGGGCCTTTAACATCTGCGTCACCGCAAGTTTGCTGAAATATTTCAGCAAGCGCCTTCAGCGGGCTCCCCAAGCCTTCAACGTCGAAGGAACCCCCACATGGCACGCAGAACCCTCTCCGGGGCGGTCGCCCTCACGGCCGCCGTCCTTGTCATGACCCCAACCACCGCGGATGCCTCGCCACCCGGGCCCAAGGACGTCACCGCCGTCCTCTTCGAGTGGAACTACGCCTCGGTGGCCCGCGAGTGCACCAGCACCCTCGGCCCCGCGGGCTACGGCTATGTCCAGGTCTCCCCGCCCGCCGAGCACATACAGGGCCCGCAGTGGTGGACCTCGTACCAGCCGGTGTCGTACAAGATCGCGGGCAGGCTCGGTGACCGCACCGCCTTCAAGAACATGATCGACACCTGCCACGCGGCCGGCCTGAAGGTCGTCGTCGACACCGTCGTCAACCACATGTCCGCGGGCAGCGGCACCGGCACCGGCGGCTCCACGTATACGAAGTACGACTACCCGGGCCTGTACTCGTACCCCGACTTCGACGACTGCACCTCCCCGGTCAGCAACTACCAGGACCGCTGGAACGTCCAGCACTGCGAACTCGTCGGCCTGGCCGACCTGGACACCGGCGAGGAGCACGTCCGCAAGACGATCGCCGGCTACATGAACGACCTGCTGTCGCTGGGCGCGGACGGCTTCCGCATCGACGCGGCCAAGCACATCCCGGCGGAGGACCTGGCCAACATCAAGAGCCGCCTGACGAACCCTTCCGTCTACTGGAAGCAGGAGGTCATCTACGGCGCGAACGAGGCCGTCCAGCCCTCCGAGTACACCGGCAACGGAGACGTCCAGGAGTTCCGCTACGCCTACGACCTCAAGCGCGTCTTCAACAGCGAGAAGCTGGCCTACCTCACCAACTTCGGCGAGGGCTGGGGCTATCTGAAGAGCTCGGTCGCGGGTGTCTTCGTCGACAACCACGACACCGAACGCAACGGCAGCACCCTGAACTACAAGGACGGCGCCAACTACACCCTGGCCAACGTCTTCATGCTCGCCTGGCCCTACGGCGCGCCCGACATCAACTCCGGCTACGAATGGTCCGACGCGGACGCCGGTCCGCCCGACAACGGCCAGGTGAGCGCCTGCTGGCAGAACGGCTGGAAGTGCCAGCACGCCTGGCCGGAGATCAAGTCCATGGTCGCCTTCCGCAACACGACCCACGGCCAGGCCGTCTCGAACTGGTGGGACAACGGGAACAACGCGATCGCCTTCGGGCGGGGCGACAAGGGCTACGTGGCGATCAACCACGAGACCGGCAGCCTGACCAGGACCTATCAGACGTCGCTGTCCGCCGGCACGTACTGCGACGTCCAGAACGGCACGACGGTGACGGTGAACTCCAGTGGGCAGTTCACCGCCACCTTGGGTGCCAACACGGCACTGGCGATCTATTCGGGGAAGTCCGGCTGCTGAGCTACTTCCACGTGTCACTCGTCGTGTAGCCGGACGAACTGCCCGTCGTGTACGAGCGGTTCGCCCCGGACTCCCAGGTCACGTTCCCGGAGCCGTCCTTCTTGACGTACTTGTACGCGAAGGACGTGCTCTTGGGGACGATGGCGAGCCTGCGCCAGTCCGGGTACGACGCCGAGGACAGCGGGACGGCGTCGGCCGTGTTCCAGGAGCCCAGGGACGGGATCGAGCCCGTGACGTAGACGTTGGTGCCCCAGTCCGTCGTCGCGTTCTCGCTGAAGGTGACGTCGGTGGCGTCGGTGTCCGCCACGTTCCAGGAGTCGTTCAGCGTCAGTGCGGACGTGGTCGTCGTCGCCGATCTGTTGGCGTTCGACTCCCAGGTGACGTTGCCCGAGCCGTCCTTCTTGAGGTACTTGAAGGCGAAGGACGTGTTCACCGGCACGCTCACCTCGCCCGACCAGACCGGGTACCCGGACGGGGACAGCTGGATCGCCTTCGACGTGTCCCAGCTGCCCAGTGCCGCGAGGGAGCCGACCACGTACACGTTCGTGCCGGACGTCGTGGGCGCGTACGCGTCGAACGTGGCGTTCACCGTGCCGCCCGAGCCGCCGCCCGCGCCGGAGCAGCCCACCGCGCAGGTGTAGGACGAGTTGTAGAAGGCGACCGCGCCCTTCGCCGGGACGGTGATCGACGCGCTGCCGCCGGAGACGGTCACCGTCGTCCTTCCGCCGTCGATCACGTTCGTGTACGTGCCGTCCGCCATGCCCGTGGCGAAGGTGTACGTCGCCGGCGAAGTCCCGTTGTTCAGGGCGAAGAAGCCCTTGCCGCTGCGGCCGAAGCCGATCACGTCGGACGACTTGGTCTGCCAGTCGGAGACCGCGGCGGTGTCGGTCGCGTTGTGCCAGGCCACCATGCCGACCACACCGGTGTCCCGGTCCAGGCAGTACCAGGCGCCGCCGGAGCAGTCCGTGCCGGTGACGAAGCCCGAGGAGTTCGGCGGGGCCTGGTCGCTCTGCGTCCACTCCCAACTGGCGTACACCGTCGGCGTCGACCACTTGTAGGCCAGCTGGAAGAGGTTCGCCAGCTTGTAGGTGTCGCCGTCCTTGTACGACAGGTGCAGGCCGTTGCGTTCCGTGTCGTGGTTCGTCACGAACGACACCGAGTTCGCGGCCGGCAGGATGCCGCTGCTCTCGATCGAGGACAGGTCGGAGACGTTGCCCTGGAAGGCCGACTTGAGCTTGGACGCGTAGGTGAAGTCCAGGACGTCACCGGTGCCGTAGTAGTCGCTCGGCCGGGGAGTCGCGCCCGGGTAGATCTCCTGGAAGACGTACGGTGCCGAGCCCGACGTGGTGTTCGTCAGCTTGCCCTCGATCGCCGCGATGTCGGTCTCGGGGATGTGCTTGGCCGCGTCGATCCGGAAGCCGTCGACGCCCAGGGCCAGCTGGGAGTTGAGGTAGTTCGCGAGCCCGGCGCGGACCGTGTCCGATCCCGTCCTGAGGTCGGGCAGGCCGAGGAGTTCGCAGTTCTGGACCTGGGTGAGGTTGGAGTAGTCCTGGATGGTGAGGTCGGAGGTGGGGCAGTCGGACGCGTCGTGGTAGTCGGAGCGGGTCCAGTCGGGGGTCTCGTACTTGTTGGTGATCGTGCTGCCGTCGTAGCCGGTGCCGGTCTGCGCGGCGGTGTGGTTGATCACCGCGTCCGTGTAGACCTTCACCCCCGCCTTGTGGCACGCGGTGATCATGGCGCTGAATTTCGCCTGGTTGCCGAAACGGCTGTTCAGGCGGTACGAGTACGGCTGGTAGACGTCCCACCAGTAGTACGACGACTGCTTCAGGGACTCCGCCGGCGGTGCCACCTGGACCGCGCCGTAACCGGCCGGGCCCAGGATGTTCGTGCACTCGTTCGCGACCGAGTCCCAGTTCCACTCCCACAGGTTGGCGATCACATCGCCCTTGGCGGTGGTGTCCGCCTGCGCGGCCGG contains:
- a CDS encoding alpha-amylase family protein: MARRTLSGAVALTAAVLVMTPTTADASPPGPKDVTAVLFEWNYASVARECTSTLGPAGYGYVQVSPPAEHIQGPQWWTSYQPVSYKIAGRLGDRTAFKNMIDTCHAAGLKVVVDTVVNHMSAGSGTGTGGSTYTKYDYPGLYSYPDFDDCTSPVSNYQDRWNVQHCELVGLADLDTGEEHVRKTIAGYMNDLLSLGADGFRIDAAKHIPAEDLANIKSRLTNPSVYWKQEVIYGANEAVQPSEYTGNGDVQEFRYAYDLKRVFNSEKLAYLTNFGEGWGYLKSSVAGVFVDNHDTERNGSTLNYKDGANYTLANVFMLAWPYGAPDINSGYEWSDADAGPPDNGQVSACWQNGWKCQHAWPEIKSMVAFRNTTHGQAVSNWWDNGNNAIAFGRGDKGYVAINHETGSLTRTYQTSLSAGTYCDVQNGTTVTVNSSGQFTATLGANTALAIYSGKSGC
- a CDS encoding glycoside hydrolase family 13 protein — protein: MSQQHPAAPAPHSATAAVADRRRDWWRDAVIYQVYPRSFADSNGDGMGDLEGVRSRLPYLRDLGVDAVWLSPFYASPQADAGYDVADYRAVDPMFGNLLDADALIRDAHDHGLRVIVDLVPNHSSDQHEWFKRALAEGPGSPLRERYHFRPGKGKNGELPPNDWESIFGGPAWTRVTEPDGSAGEWYLHLFAPEQPDFNWEHPAVGDEFRSILRFWLDMGVDGFRIDVAHGLVKADGLPDLGSHEQLKLLGNDVMPFFDQDGVHAIYRQWRGILDEYAGERIFVAEAWTPTVERTAHYVRPDELHQAFNFQYLSTEWDAKELRTVIDRTLEAMRPVGAPATWVLSNHDVTRHATRFANPPGLGTQIRTAGDRDLGLRRARAATLLMLALPGSAYIYQGEELGLPDVVDLPDEVRQDPAYFRGAGQDGFRDGCRVPIPWTRTGSSYGFGTGGSWLPQPESWSELSVEAQTGAPGSTLELYRTALTTRRTHPGLGAGDTVQWLRAPEGVLAFRRGEFVCVANTTGEPVTTPAYGRVLLASGEVTEADGETKVPADTTVWFTTS
- a CDS encoding carbohydrate-binding module family 20 domain-containing protein, which produces MSRHRPPGVLRRTATAAAAGALALAGAMALPAPAAQADTTAKGDVIANLWEWNWDSVANECTNILGPAGYGAVQVAPPAESLKQSSYYWWDVYQPYSYRLNSRFGNQAKFSAMITACHKAGVKVYTDAVINHTAAQTGTGYDGSTITNKYETPDWTRSDYHDASDCPTSDLTIQDYSNLTQVQNCELLGLPDLRTGSDTVRAGLANYLNSQLALGVDGFRIDAAKHIPETDIAAIEGKLTNTTSGSAPYVFQEIYPGATPRPSDYYGTGDVLDFTYASKLKSAFQGNVSDLSSIESSGILPAANSVSFVTNHDTERNGLHLSYKDGDTYKLANLFQLAYKWSTPTVYASWEWTQSDQAPPNSSGFVTGTDCSGGAWYCLDRDTGVVGMVAWHNATDTAAVSDWQTKSSDVIGFGRSGKGFFALNNGTSPATYTFATGMADGTYTNVIDGGRTTVTVSGGSASITVPAKGAVAFYNSSYTCAVGCSGAGGGSGGTVNATFDAYAPTTSGTNVYVVGSLAALGSWDTSKAIQLSPSGYPVWSGEVSVPVNTSFAFKYLKKDGSGNVTWESNANRSATTTTSALTLNDSWNVADTDATDVTFSENATTDWGTNVYVTGSIPSLGSWNTADAVPLSSASYPDWRRLAIVPKSTSFAYKYVKKDGSGNVTWESGANRSYTTGSSSGYTTSDTWK